The genomic stretch GTTCTGTCACCATCCTGCTCGGCCGCATCCTGCTCGCGGTCATTTTCCTGCTTTCCGGTTTCGGCAAGCTCAGCGCGATTTCCGGTACCGCTGCCTATTTCGGCGGTCTCGGCCTGCCCCTTCCGACCGTAACCGCAGTTGTAGTCGGCCTGATCGAACTGCTCGGCGGCCTCGCCATCCTCGTCGGTTTCCAGACCCGGATCGCCGCCTGGGTGCTCGCGGTCTTCACGATCGCCACCGGGCTTGTCGCCCACACCGGCTGGGCCGACCAGATGCAGATGATCCAGTTTCTCAAGAACGTCGCTATCACCGGCGGCTTCCTGCTGCTGGCTTCGTCGGGCGCCGGCGCCTACTCGATCGACGCCAAGCGCGGCTGAACCTTACTCCTAAGCCCCTCCCGGGCCTTGACAGAAGCGGCGCGGAATTTTCCGTGCTGCTTTTTCGTTGTCTGAAATAGCCGGTTCGGTTTCGGCCGCGGCCTCACAGGTATAGACTGCGCGGCTGCCGGCGCGAGCCAATCTGGCGCAGGCAAGGGAGGTGGCCATGACCCGCAACGCATTGCTTCTGGTTTCGCGGCTGCTGTTTGCCGTGTTGTTCGTACCATCCGGCTTCCAGGCGCTCGCCAACATCGCCGGTACATCAGGTTATTTCGCCGGCCTCGGTCTGCCGCTGCCAACGCTCGCCGCCTGGGGCACGGGCCTGTTCGAACTGATCGCCGGGTTGCTGATCCTCATCGGCTTCCAGACCCGGATCGTCGCGC from Mesorhizobium sp. NZP2077 encodes the following:
- a CDS encoding DoxX family protein produces the protein MSINASTAGAGTASNSSVTILLGRILLAVIFLLSGFGKLSAISGTAAYFGGLGLPLPTVTAVVVGLIELLGGLAILVGFQTRIAAWVLAVFTIATGLVAHTGWADQMQMIQFLKNVAITGGFLLLASSGAGAYSIDAKRG
- a CDS encoding DoxX family protein; translation: MTRNALLLVSRLLFAVLFVPSGFQALANIAGTSGYFAGLGLPLPTLAAWGTGLFELIAGLLILIGFQTRIVALLLAAFCVVAGFIGHYGQGAGDAMLAFLHQQMLMKDIAISGGFLALAMAGAGAWSADGRGFGIGADAT